One region of Priestia megaterium genomic DNA includes:
- a CDS encoding cytochrome-c oxidase has protein sequence MGIKLIKISAVYFGIGIILGYYMSIVHSYALTPVHVHINLLGWTSLTLAGLIYYLFPAFSESKLAKLHVWLHNIGLPVMMIGLFLMIVLENQAFTPLVAVGATLTAIGVLIFVYHTLKNLKPER, from the coding sequence ATGGGAATTAAATTAATTAAAATATCAGCCGTTTATTTTGGAATTGGCATCATATTGGGGTATTATATGTCAATTGTTCACAGCTACGCTTTGACGCCTGTTCACGTGCACATTAATTTATTAGGATGGACGTCGCTTACGTTAGCGGGACTTATTTATTATTTGTTTCCTGCGTTTAGCGAAAGTAAATTAGCTAAACTGCACGTATGGTTGCATAATATAGGATTACCGGTCATGATGATTGGTTTATTTCTCATGATCGTACTAGAAAACCAAGCTTTTACACCCCTAGTGGCAGTAGGAGCAACACTTACGGCTATTGGCGTTTTAATTTTCGTATATCACACCCTTAAAAATTTGAAACCTGAACGATAA
- a CDS encoding Cof-type HAD-IIB family hydrolase, which yields MIKLFVSDLDGTLLHEEKYVEQHNADALSELQRQGVEVCLASGRMDTEILKISTDINNTFHRISQNGGFVWTKENQELHGKVFEDDLAVQLYKKTIDPNRITLVCSNDTNYVEQRNEIIEAIETHMFFPIEEQIEMTDSFGHALSPSKITVLGDHDEMVALQKEVNEEFGDYIDTYISAKQCLDIMPKHISKGNAIEILLNHLQLKPEEIACVGDSFNDIPMFQLTPNSFAMATAPEAVQRHASAVVSSVSEAARIVLEKNKQTI from the coding sequence ATGATTAAATTATTTGTAAGCGACTTAGATGGAACTCTTTTACACGAAGAAAAATACGTAGAACAGCATAATGCAGACGCACTTAGTGAACTTCAGCGCCAAGGAGTAGAGGTTTGTCTTGCTTCTGGACGAATGGATACGGAAATTTTAAAGATTTCTACTGATATTAATAATACATTTCATCGCATTAGCCAAAACGGAGGATTTGTGTGGACCAAAGAAAATCAAGAACTTCATGGAAAAGTGTTTGAAGATGATTTAGCGGTTCAACTTTATAAAAAAACGATAGATCCTAACCGTATTACGCTTGTCTGTTCAAACGACACGAATTATGTAGAGCAGCGAAATGAAATTATTGAAGCAATTGAAACTCACATGTTTTTCCCTATCGAAGAACAAATTGAAATGACAGATTCATTTGGTCACGCTCTTTCTCCATCTAAAATCACGGTTCTTGGAGATCATGATGAAATGGTAGCTCTGCAAAAAGAAGTGAACGAAGAGTTTGGTGATTATATTGATACATATATTTCTGCCAAGCAGTGTTTGGATATTATGCCTAAACATATCAGCAAAGGAAATGCCATTGAAATTTTATTAAATCATCTTCAGCTAAAACCAGAGGAAATTGCATGTGTGGGGGATTCATTTAATGATATTCCTATGTTTCAATTAACACCGAACAGTTTCGCTATGGCTACAGCTCCTGAAGCTGTTCAGCGCCATGCCTCTGCTGTTGTGTCATCTGTTAGTGAAGCAGCGCGTATTGTTTTAGAAAAAAATAAGCAAACAATCTAA
- a CDS encoding NCS2 family permease: MNALFEKLFRLNDHQTTVGKESLAGVISFLSIVYIIAVNSTILSDAGIPLEAGIFATVASAFVGCVIMAFWANAPLILVPGMGINALFTYTMVQSMGLSWQEGLLAVVISGFLFIALAFSRLSAKIVSSIPHSLKEAITVGVGLFLTFIGLQKGKLVVPSENTFVALGDLSDPFVISTLLTLIITIVLFIRNVKGNFLLSMIAGSVLAFLLGVRSSAEKGHSAGSVNDFFSSFGTLSFGAIGDVAFWAAVFSLTMVLIFENIGLLHGQLGMMNQDSKFPRAFQATAASALLSGVFGTSPTVSSVEGASGIAAGGRTGLTSLITGVLFLSSLLFIPFIKLVPDSAIAPILIVIGALMIQNIKNINLQDLTEGFPAFLIIALIPLTYSIADGIAFGFIAYPLLKLFLGKMREVSMFMYVSALLFFLNFVLHYIA; the protein is encoded by the coding sequence TTGAACGCATTATTTGAAAAGTTGTTTCGTTTAAACGACCACCAAACAACTGTCGGAAAAGAAAGCTTAGCTGGGGTCATTTCATTTCTTTCCATCGTGTATATTATAGCTGTTAATTCAACCATTTTGTCTGATGCCGGTATTCCGCTTGAAGCAGGAATATTCGCAACAGTAGCTTCGGCTTTTGTAGGCTGTGTTATTATGGCTTTTTGGGCAAATGCGCCTCTCATCCTGGTGCCAGGTATGGGGATTAATGCGTTGTTTACGTATACGATGGTTCAATCAATGGGGTTATCTTGGCAAGAAGGGTTATTAGCAGTAGTGATATCCGGCTTTCTTTTTATAGCATTAGCTTTTTCACGACTGTCTGCCAAAATTGTCTCTTCGATTCCGCATTCGCTAAAAGAAGCGATAACAGTCGGTGTTGGCTTATTTTTAACATTTATCGGTTTGCAAAAAGGGAAGCTTGTAGTTCCAAGCGAGAACACTTTTGTAGCACTTGGAGACTTGTCAGATCCGTTTGTAATCAGTACGCTGTTGACGTTAATTATCACAATCGTACTGTTTATCCGAAATGTGAAAGGTAACTTTTTGTTAAGCATGATTGCTGGATCAGTCCTTGCCTTCTTACTTGGTGTAAGAAGCAGTGCAGAAAAAGGACATTCCGCTGGGAGCGTGAACGACTTCTTTAGCAGCTTTGGCACATTGTCTTTTGGAGCTATTGGAGACGTTGCGTTTTGGGCAGCTGTCTTTTCATTAACAATGGTATTGATTTTTGAAAATATCGGGTTGCTGCATGGTCAGCTAGGTATGATGAATCAAGATAGCAAATTTCCGCGGGCCTTTCAAGCAACAGCTGCCTCAGCGTTACTAAGCGGCGTGTTTGGAACAAGTCCAACGGTGTCTTCTGTAGAAGGAGCATCTGGTATTGCAGCTGGAGGGCGAACGGGTTTAACATCGCTGATTACAGGAGTTTTATTTTTAAGTTCACTTCTGTTTATTCCATTTATCAAGCTGGTTCCAGATAGTGCTATTGCACCTATTCTTATTGTTATTGGAGCATTGATGATTCAAAATATCAAAAACATCAATTTACAGGACTTAACAGAAGGTTTCCCTGCATTTTTAATTATTGCGCTTATTCCTCTTACGTACAGCATTGCTGATGGAATTGCATTTGGGTTCATTGCGTATCCACTGCTTAAATTATTCCTTGGTAAAATGCGTGAAGTATCGATGTTTATGTATGTAAGCGCGCTATTGTTTTTCTTGAATTTTGTGCTGCATTATATTGCTTAA
- a CDS encoding YueI family protein → MSDQLEEYLERGMYGAKETKRDERRYFLTALRENIEIALKKGQVMKKDAAKIKPLLKKVKDGHLFLNGSLSYSYLSPYIQVANQHKVPFTIVQNLEADTDIGLVLTGSEGSLERDIFLD, encoded by the coding sequence ATGTCTGATCAACTAGAAGAATACTTAGAACGAGGAATGTACGGAGCAAAGGAAACAAAAAGAGACGAAAGAAGATATTTCTTAACTGCTCTACGTGAGAATATTGAAATTGCGCTAAAAAAGGGGCAAGTCATGAAAAAGGATGCAGCAAAAATAAAGCCTCTTTTAAAAAAAGTGAAAGACGGTCATTTGTTTTTAAATGGCTCTTTGTCTTATTCATACCTCTCCCCTTATATTCAAGTGGCTAACCAACATAAAGTGCCTTTTACCATCGTTCAGAACTTAGAAGCTGATACCGATATTGGTCTAGTTTTAACGGGTTCTGAAGGCAGTTTGGAACGAGATATCTTTTTAGACTAA